A single genomic interval of Nonomuraea rubra harbors:
- a CDS encoding TetR/AcrR family transcriptional regulator gives MARSKEFDPEAALQQALELFWERGYEATSMADLVERLGVARASIYATFGGKRELYLKALERYLEQRNVVGSLSQPGPALPAIRALLDSYVAEILADDLRRGCMVVNTAVEFASRDATVLAKVATSWAGLETALAGTLVRARAQGEIPAGKDPYALARFLLVLLQGLRVLGRADPDPRRLRDAVEQAMTAVQI, from the coding sequence GTGGCAAGGAGCAAGGAGTTCGATCCGGAGGCCGCGCTGCAGCAGGCGCTGGAGCTGTTCTGGGAGCGCGGTTACGAGGCGACCTCGATGGCCGACCTGGTGGAGCGGCTGGGCGTGGCGCGGGCGAGCATCTACGCGACGTTCGGCGGCAAGCGCGAGCTGTACCTGAAGGCGCTGGAGCGCTACCTGGAGCAGCGCAACGTGGTCGGGTCGCTGTCCCAGCCGGGGCCCGCGCTGCCCGCCATCCGCGCCCTGCTCGACTCGTACGTCGCCGAGATCCTGGCCGATGACCTGCGGCGGGGCTGCATGGTGGTCAACACGGCCGTGGAGTTCGCCTCGCGCGACGCGACCGTGCTGGCCAAGGTGGCGACAAGCTGGGCGGGGCTGGAGACCGCACTGGCCGGCACGCTCGTCAGGGCGCGCGCCCAGGGGGAGATCCCGGCGGGCAAGGATCCGTACGCGCTGGCCAGGTTCCTGCTCGTGCTGCTGCAGGGGCTCAGGGTGCTCGGCCGGGCCGACCCGGACCCGCGCAGGCTGCGGGACGCGGTCGAGCAGGCCATGACGGCTGTCCAAATTTGA
- a CDS encoding IucA/IucC family C-terminal-domain containing protein — protein sequence MAFTDGLLPAAGSGLEAESLAVTALLNCLIREVARPAEPGTFLLPASGHLLRVGGTRFPSAPALRTPDGWCPLPLPELVALTAAELRAATGVANDVLPAEILDSRDVTATLLAARRTTVPPADAYLRSEQALVAGHRYHPAPKARGGGRPESWLHYSPEVRASFPLPLLGVPADDLVEDGDASALDRLGGLPGDGLTLLPAHPWQLELLGGTGLRPVGVTAAAVATASIRTVYLPEADLFCKFSLDVRITNDVRRLWLHDLRRLSLVAALVDVAFDDLPRHLPRPAVLRDRGWRSARLGGDGGEALAVIVRDGLGEHLLPGLTALLAAGISEGFPGNPLDALDEDGALVWWERYLEHVVPPVLHAYLRHGVVLECHLQNVLIAVDEHGMPGQALFRDHEGIKLVAERHPGLGAPVLGGVRAWERLVYCLLTNNLCEIAGAVTARHPRLRDELWARARAAFAAAAKEYGDPPELRDLLAAAHIPAKANLLLRWLDADGAAMRWVPIPNPLRLFTP from the coding sequence ATGGCTTTCACCGACGGCCTCCTGCCCGCCGCAGGGTCAGGGCTCGAAGCAGAGTCCCTCGCCGTGACGGCGCTGCTGAACTGCCTCATCCGCGAGGTGGCCAGGCCCGCCGAGCCCGGCACCTTCCTGCTGCCCGCGAGCGGTCACCTGCTGCGGGTCGGCGGCACCCGGTTCCCTTCCGCCCCGGCCCTGCGTACCCCCGACGGCTGGTGCCCGCTGCCCCTGCCGGAGCTGGTCGCGCTGACGGCCGCCGAGCTGCGGGCGGCCACCGGCGTCGCCAACGACGTGCTGCCCGCCGAGATCCTCGACAGCCGGGACGTCACGGCCACCCTGCTGGCGGCCAGGCGCACGACCGTGCCGCCCGCCGACGCGTACCTGCGCTCCGAGCAGGCGCTCGTCGCCGGGCACCGCTACCACCCCGCGCCCAAGGCCCGCGGCGGCGGCCGTCCGGAGTCCTGGCTGCATTACTCGCCCGAGGTGCGGGCGAGCTTCCCCCTGCCGCTGCTCGGCGTGCCCGCCGACGACCTCGTGGAGGACGGGGACGCGAGCGCCCTGGACCGGCTCGGCGGCCTCCCCGGCGACGGCCTGACCCTGCTGCCCGCCCATCCCTGGCAACTGGAGCTGCTGGGCGGGACCGGCCTGCGCCCCGTGGGCGTCACGGCCGCCGCCGTGGCCACCGCGTCCATCCGCACGGTGTACCTGCCGGAGGCCGACCTGTTCTGCAAGTTCAGCCTGGACGTGCGGATCACCAACGACGTCCGCCGCCTGTGGCTGCACGACCTGCGCCGCCTCTCGCTCGTGGCGGCCCTGGTGGACGTGGCCTTCGACGACCTGCCCCGCCACCTGCCGCGCCCGGCCGTGCTGCGCGACCGCGGCTGGCGCAGCGCCCGGCTGGGCGGGGACGGGGGCGAGGCGCTGGCCGTGATCGTCCGCGACGGGCTGGGCGAGCACCTGCTCCCCGGGCTGACCGCGCTGCTGGCGGCCGGGATCAGCGAGGGCTTCCCCGGCAACCCGCTCGACGCCCTCGACGAGGACGGGGCGCTCGTGTGGTGGGAGCGGTACCTGGAGCACGTCGTGCCGCCGGTCCTGCACGCGTACCTGCGGCACGGGGTGGTGCTCGAATGTCACCTGCAGAACGTGCTGATCGCGGTGGACGAGCACGGCATGCCGGGGCAGGCGCTGTTCCGCGACCACGAGGGGATCAAGCTCGTCGCCGAGCGCCATCCGGGTCTCGGCGCGCCCGTGCTGGGCGGCGTCCGGGCCTGGGAGCGGCTCGTGTACTGCCTGCTCACCAACAACCTGTGCGAGATCGCCGGCGCGGTGACGGCCCGGCACCCCCGGCTGCGGGACGAGCTGTGGGCGCGGGCCAGAGCCGCGTTCGCCGCCGCGGCCAAGGAGTACGGCGACCCGCCGGAGCTGCGCGACCTGCTGGCCGCCGCGCACATCCCCGCCAAGGCCAACCTGCTGCTGCGCTGGCTGGACGCCGATGGCGCGGCCATGCGCTGGGTGCCGATCCCCAACCCGCTGCGGCTCTTCACCCCCTAG
- a CDS encoding IucA/IucC family protein: MRRLEGEFAAELALVRPDLSDRYAAALPGARAAVMGRLWRGLLYEPLPGLTAAGHARLLLADGRELTGRERRPYDLGEEPALWLDGRPHTHPAELLAALGLPCTDRLVEDLDHSVASMALSRAGASPQPGDTPEDHEQSVVDGHPYHPGCRNRPGVSVAEQLAYMPEHRPTVALDLLALLLRDCLVSGPWPASLVDGDRLLMPVHPWQSRHVLPALGLRPHATGAIRARPLMSVRTLAPLDGGPHLKTAFTTRMTSGVRDISPGSVRDCVPLSSLLTTLSARCGGGLRIARYLTGAAGLVNGEHSADLSCMLREPTPEKGPVLPVAAVTRAMAYDPAAWLAAFARLALADTLGMLALGVALEAHGQNLLVALGGDGLPYRLIYRDLADVRISPARLARNGIEPPPVSARLLSDDPAVLHAKLFGSLVGTTFGSLIALFGRRDRVVERRLWAIVAAAAREASGALPDTRDVRADREALFAERIPVKAHLVARLDGAPPGDSWTGLPNFLSVRQGS, from the coding sequence ATGAGGCGTTTAGAGGGTGAGTTCGCCGCCGAACTGGCCCTCGTCCGGCCCGACCTGTCCGACCGCTACGCCGCGGCACTCCCCGGCGCGCGGGCCGCCGTCATGGGCAGGTTGTGGCGGGGACTGCTCTACGAACCGCTCCCCGGCCTGACCGCCGCCGGGCACGCGCGGCTGCTGCTGGCCGACGGGCGCGAGCTGACGGGGCGGGAGCGGCGGCCGTACGACCTCGGGGAGGAGCCCGCGCTCTGGCTGGACGGGCGGCCCCACACCCACCCGGCCGAGCTGCTGGCCGCCCTCGGCCTGCCCTGCACGGACCGGCTGGTCGAGGACCTCGACCACAGCGTCGCCTCCATGGCCCTGTCCCGCGCCGGCGCCTCACCGCAGCCGGGCGACACCCCGGAGGATCACGAGCAGAGCGTGGTGGACGGCCACCCCTACCATCCGGGGTGCCGCAACCGGCCGGGCGTGTCCGTGGCCGAGCAGCTCGCGTACATGCCCGAGCACCGCCCCACCGTCGCCCTCGACCTGCTGGCCCTGCTCCTGCGCGACTGCCTCGTCTCCGGGCCGTGGCCCGCCTCGCTCGTGGACGGCGACCGGCTGCTGATGCCCGTGCACCCGTGGCAGAGCCGGCACGTCCTGCCCGCCCTGGGCCTGCGCCCGCACGCCACGGGCGCCATCAGGGCCCGCCCGCTCATGTCCGTACGCACCCTCGCCCCCCTCGACGGCGGCCCGCACCTGAAGACCGCGTTCACCACCCGGATGACCTCGGGCGTCAGGGACATCTCCCCCGGCTCGGTACGCGACTGCGTCCCCCTGTCGAGCCTGCTCACCACGCTGTCCGCCCGGTGCGGCGGCGGCCTGCGCATCGCCCGCTACCTGACCGGGGCCGCCGGCCTGGTGAACGGCGAGCACAGCGCCGACCTGTCCTGCATGCTCCGCGAGCCCACCCCCGAGAAGGGCCCCGTGCTGCCCGTCGCCGCCGTCACCCGGGCGATGGCGTACGACCCGGCCGCCTGGCTGGCCGCGTTCGCCCGGCTCGCCCTGGCGGACACGCTGGGGATGCTGGCACTCGGGGTGGCGCTGGAGGCGCACGGGCAGAACCTGCTGGTAGCGCTCGGCGGGGACGGACTGCCGTACCGGCTGATCTACCGCGACCTGGCCGACGTGCGGATCAGCCCCGCCAGGCTGGCGCGCAACGGGATCGAGCCGCCGCCGGTCAGCGCCAGGCTGCTCAGCGACGATCCGGCGGTCCTGCACGCCAAGCTCTTCGGCTCGCTGGTGGGCACCACGTTCGGCAGCCTGATCGCCCTTTTCGGCCGGCGCGACAGGGTGGTCGAGCGGCGGCTCTGGGCGATCGTGGCCGCCGCCGCCCGCGAGGCGTCCGGGGCGCTGCCGGACACGCGGGACGTACGCGCCGACCGGGAGGCCCTCTTCGCCGAGCGCATCCCGGTGAAGGCCCACCTGGTCGCGCGGCTGGACGGCGCCCCGCCGGGCGACAGCTGGACCGGTCTGCCCAACTTTCTCAGCGTCCGGCAGGGTAGTTGA
- a CDS encoding S66 peptidase family protein: MSADSLPILRPPRLRAGDRVRFVSPACPPDRDLVARGVELLTSWGLRVELGEHVFDQWGYLAGRDEDRVADLDAAFRDPGVRAVFATRGGKGTYRIVDELDYTALRRDPKPLVGFSDITHLLLAAWARCRLAVLHGPFVNWYEPATGPESARALRRALMTTEPVTVRRNPSETTAPVTVEGTATGILLGGNLDAIRTEAGAGLPSLRGAILFLEHQRGTGLGEVDRALTQLIRSGALDGVRGIALGQFLGFERDLGDPALGGWGIADVLRDRLCGLGVPVLGGLPAGHADDPPTIPLGSEATIDTYAGTLVVQPAVA; the protein is encoded by the coding sequence GTGAGCGCCGACAGCCTGCCGATCTTACGGCCGCCGCGCCTGAGAGCCGGAGATCGAGTCCGGTTCGTGTCCCCCGCCTGCCCGCCCGACCGTGACCTGGTGGCCCGTGGCGTGGAGCTGCTGACCTCCTGGGGCCTGCGGGTCGAGCTGGGCGAGCACGTCTTCGATCAGTGGGGCTACCTGGCAGGCCGCGACGAGGACCGCGTCGCCGATCTGGACGCCGCGTTCCGGGATCCCGGCGTCCGGGCGGTGTTCGCGACCAGGGGCGGCAAGGGCACCTACCGGATCGTGGACGAGCTCGACTACACGGCGCTGCGGCGGGACCCGAAACCCCTGGTCGGCTTCAGCGACATCACCCACCTCCTGCTCGCCGCGTGGGCCCGCTGCCGGCTGGCCGTCCTCCACGGGCCCTTCGTCAACTGGTACGAGCCGGCCACCGGCCCCGAATCGGCGCGGGCGCTGCGCCGGGCCCTGATGACCACCGAGCCCGTCACCGTCCGCCGGAACCCGTCGGAGACCACCGCCCCGGTCACCGTCGAGGGCACCGCCACGGGCATCCTGCTCGGCGGCAACCTGGACGCGATCCGTACGGAGGCGGGAGCCGGGCTGCCGAGCCTCCGGGGAGCGATCCTCTTCCTGGAACACCAGCGCGGCACCGGCCTGGGGGAGGTCGACCGGGCGCTGACCCAGCTGATCCGCTCCGGAGCCCTCGACGGGGTGCGGGGCATCGCGCTGGGCCAGTTCCTGGGGTTCGAGCGCGATCTGGGCGATCCGGCGCTCGGCGGGTGGGGGATCGCCGACGTGCTGCGCGACCGGCTGTGCGGGCTGGGCGTCCCCGTGCTCGGCGGGCTGCCCGCGGGGCACGCTGACGACCCGCCGACCATCCCGCTCGGCAGCGAGGCGACGATCGACACGTACGCGGGAACCCTGGTCGTCCAGCCGGCGGTGGCGTGA
- the rfaE2 gene encoding D-glycero-beta-D-manno-heptose 1-phosphate adenylyltransferase produces MGTDGIVNAVVVGDVMLDSWLHGSAKRLAQEAPVPVMSLELTEDAPGGAANTAANLVALGARVRLVGVMGDDACGEKLERSLRMLGVGADLVTVPGRRTAHKRRLITSGQLTARYDEEDLSVIPEAAERELLGRVVEAVAQADVVVACDYGGGVFTPAVRQALVGLPLLVVDAHGVAPWRECAPAAVLPNYAEVVRLLGDDGGAVDRPAYLMGRSERLLELTGAGIVVTTLDGEGTLLHRKGHPPYRTYARPAPQHMATGAGDTYTAAFALWLATGASPEEASEAGQAAAGVVVRRQGTAVCTRYDLLRALRRQEGTVQTAERLAQLLDEHRRRGERVVFTNGCFDVLHRGHVTYLEQAGQLGDVLVVAVNSDASVARLKGPGRPVNPCEDRMSVLAALNDVDYVTEFDEDTPERLIRMMRPELYVKGGDYTAEMLPEAPLVRALGGEVRVLGYLPDRSTTAIIGRMRSLP; encoded by the coding sequence ATGGGCACAGATGGGATCGTCAACGCCGTGGTCGTCGGCGACGTCATGCTCGACTCGTGGCTGCACGGCTCGGCCAAGCGCCTCGCGCAGGAGGCGCCGGTGCCCGTGATGAGCCTGGAGCTGACCGAGGACGCCCCCGGCGGCGCCGCCAACACCGCCGCCAACCTGGTGGCGCTCGGCGCCCGTGTCCGGCTCGTCGGCGTGATGGGCGACGACGCCTGCGGCGAGAAGCTGGAGCGCTCGCTGCGGATGCTCGGCGTCGGCGCCGACCTGGTGACCGTGCCGGGGCGGCGCACCGCGCACAAGCGGCGGCTGATCACCAGCGGGCAGCTCACCGCCCGCTACGACGAGGAGGATCTGTCCGTCATCCCGGAGGCGGCCGAGCGCGAGCTGCTCGGGCGGGTCGTCGAGGCCGTGGCGCAGGCCGACGTGGTGGTGGCGTGCGACTACGGCGGCGGGGTGTTCACCCCGGCCGTCCGGCAGGCGCTGGTGGGGCTGCCGCTGCTGGTGGTGGACGCGCACGGGGTGGCGCCGTGGCGGGAGTGCGCGCCGGCCGCGGTGCTGCCGAACTACGCCGAGGTCGTCCGCCTGCTCGGCGACGACGGCGGAGCGGTGGACCGGCCCGCGTACCTGATGGGCCGGTCCGAGCGGCTGCTGGAGCTGACCGGCGCCGGGATCGTGGTCACCACGCTGGACGGCGAGGGCACGCTGCTGCACAGGAAGGGCCATCCGCCGTACCGGACCTACGCCAGGCCCGCGCCGCAGCACATGGCCACGGGAGCCGGCGACACGTACACGGCCGCGTTCGCGCTCTGGCTGGCGACAGGGGCCTCGCCGGAGGAGGCGTCGGAGGCGGGGCAGGCGGCGGCCGGCGTGGTCGTACGCCGCCAGGGCACCGCCGTCTGCACCCGCTACGACCTGCTGCGCGCGCTGCGCCGCCAGGAGGGCACGGTGCAGACGGCCGAGCGGCTGGCCCAGCTCCTGGACGAGCACCGGCGCAGGGGCGAGCGGGTGGTGTTCACGAACGGCTGCTTCGACGTGCTGCACCGGGGCCACGTGACGTACCTGGAGCAGGCGGGGCAGCTCGGCGACGTGCTGGTGGTGGCGGTCAACAGCGACGCCAGCGTGGCCAGGCTGAAGGGCCCCGGCCGGCCGGTGAACCCGTGCGAGGACAGGATGTCCGTGCTGGCCGCGCTCAACGACGTGGACTACGTGACCGAGTTCGACGAGGACACGCCGGAGCGGCTGATCAGGATGATGCGGCCCGAGCTGTACGTGAAGGGCGGCGACTACACCGCGGAGATGTTGCCGGAGGCACCGCTGGTCCGCGCGCTCGGCGGGGAGGTGCGGGTGCTCGGCTACCTGCCCGACCGCTCCACGACCGCGATCATCGGCCGCATGCGCTCGCTGCCGTAG
- a CDS encoding SigE family RNA polymerase sigma factor, with protein MDAADEQRFREFVDARSPALMRLGFLLTGGDQHAAEDLVQTALTKLAARWRRVAAPEAYARQIMYRQQISWWRASTRRGEVLQAGPPEREARDAHHQSELRLVLRSALARLTARQRAVLVLRYYEDLPEQDVARVLGCSIGTVRSTAHRSLARLREIAPELARDLEVTT; from the coding sequence GTGGACGCCGCGGACGAGCAACGGTTCCGCGAGTTCGTGGACGCGCGTTCTCCTGCCCTCATGCGGCTCGGGTTCCTGCTCACCGGTGGTGACCAGCACGCGGCCGAGGACCTGGTGCAGACCGCGCTGACGAAGCTGGCCGCCCGATGGCGGCGGGTGGCCGCGCCGGAGGCGTACGCCAGGCAGATCATGTACCGGCAGCAGATCAGCTGGTGGCGGGCGAGCACGCGGCGCGGCGAGGTGCTGCAGGCCGGCCCGCCAGAACGGGAGGCGCGCGACGCGCACCACCAGAGCGAGCTGCGCCTGGTGCTGCGCTCCGCGCTGGCCAGGCTCACCGCCCGCCAGCGCGCGGTGCTGGTGCTGCGGTACTACGAGGACCTGCCCGAGCAGGACGTGGCCCGGGTCCTGGGCTGCTCCATCGGCACGGTCAGGAGCACCGCGCACCGATCGCTGGCGCGGCTGCGCGAGATCGCCCCCGAGCTGGCCCGTGACCTGGAGGTGACCACGTGA
- a CDS encoding glycosyltransferase family 9 protein → MTALIGDVRRIAVLRANAIGDYLMAVPALDALKRAYPGARLTLLGTAWHAGFLTGRPGPVDDVVALPPISGVSTREPGHPAPEELCARLRQREFDLAVQIHGGGRFSNPFVRRLGARVTAGLRAPGAERLDRWVPYTDYHHETLRFLQVAALVGAVDGGLEPRVTVTGADRAELSRALGQPPAGLVAVHPGATDPRRRWPVERFAEVADLTGRPVVVTGTRAERELVMGVVEAMRRPAIPVVGALGLGALAALYERCDLLIANDTGPRHLAAAVGTPTVAVYWCGNLIQAGPLSRTAHRPLISWTTSCPSCGADGVDPAAERCPHDESWVRDVSVDMVTEQVEDLLAKGDR, encoded by the coding sequence ATGACAGCGCTGATCGGGGACGTCCGGCGGATCGCCGTGCTGCGGGCCAACGCCATCGGGGACTACCTCATGGCCGTGCCCGCCCTGGACGCGCTCAAGCGCGCCTACCCCGGCGCGCGCCTGACGCTGCTGGGCACCGCCTGGCACGCCGGCTTCCTCACCGGGCGGCCGGGGCCCGTGGACGACGTGGTGGCGCTGCCGCCGATCTCCGGCGTCTCCACCCGGGAGCCCGGCCACCCGGCGCCCGAGGAGCTGTGCGCGCGGCTGCGGCAGCGGGAGTTCGACCTGGCGGTGCAGATCCACGGTGGCGGCCGGTTCTCCAACCCGTTCGTGCGCCGGCTCGGGGCCCGGGTGACCGCCGGGCTGCGCGCGCCGGGGGCCGAGCGGCTGGACCGCTGGGTGCCGTACACCGACTACCACCACGAGACCCTGCGGTTCCTGCAAGTCGCGGCGCTGGTCGGCGCGGTGGACGGCGGGCTGGAGCCGCGGGTGACGGTCACCGGGGCCGACCGCGCCGAGCTGTCGCGCGCGCTCGGGCAGCCGCCGGCCGGCCTGGTGGCCGTGCATCCGGGTGCGACCGACCCGCGGCGGCGCTGGCCGGTGGAGCGCTTCGCCGAGGTGGCCGACCTGACCGGCCGGCCCGTGGTCGTGACCGGCACGCGGGCGGAGCGGGAGCTGGTGATGGGCGTGGTCGAGGCGATGCGGCGGCCCGCCATCCCCGTCGTGGGCGCGCTCGGCCTCGGCGCGCTCGCCGCCCTGTACGAACGCTGCGACCTCCTGATCGCCAACGACACCGGCCCCCGCCACCTGGCCGCGGCCGTCGGCACCCCCACGGTCGCCGTCTACTGGTGCGGCAACCTGATCCAGGCCGGCCCGCTCAGCAGGACCGCGCACCGGCCGCTGATCTCCTGGACCACGTCCTGCCCGAGCTGCGGCGCGGACGGCGTGGACCCGGCCGCCGAACGTTGCCCGCACGACGAGTCCTGGGTGCGCGACGTCTCGGTGGACATGGTGACGGAGCAGGTGGAGGACCTGCTGGCCAAGGGGGACCGATGA
- a CDS encoding serine hydrolase domain-containing protein, whose product MSTTHDRPELRRILQEMIDAGFVGVTLRVNDEQGEWTGSAGTSELGGTEPAPIDGHVRIGSNTKTFTAAAVLRLVAEGRIDLDTPVHDYLPEFGLDQRITVRMLLQHTSGIFNFTGEYYEDGTFVPGIPATQAGKDWVDNRFHTYQPEELVRLALSKPARFEPGTDWSYANTNYVLARLLIERVTGRPIAEEMQRLIIGPLGLTGTHQPTTETDLPAPHPHAYYRVEEETVDVTRLNPSWISSGGDMISTTRDLHTFITALLTGKLLPAGLLAEMCTPEAKASYGLGLFIQPAPGGGTLITHNGGAAGHAALMYSTPDGATTLTATLNYVDDATMSMAAAFQEANQRLIQAVFGTGVTSE is encoded by the coding sequence ATGTCCACCACCCACGACCGCCCCGAACTGCGGCGGATCCTCCAGGAGATGATCGACGCCGGGTTCGTCGGAGTGACGCTGCGCGTCAACGACGAGCAAGGCGAGTGGACCGGCAGCGCCGGAACGAGCGAGCTGGGCGGCACCGAGCCGGCGCCGATCGACGGTCACGTGCGGATCGGGAGCAACACCAAGACCTTCACCGCCGCCGCGGTGCTGCGCCTGGTCGCCGAGGGCCGGATCGACCTGGACACCCCCGTGCACGACTACCTGCCCGAGTTCGGCCTGGACCAGCGGATCACCGTCCGCATGCTGCTGCAGCACACCAGCGGCATCTTCAACTTCACCGGCGAGTACTACGAGGACGGCACCTTCGTGCCCGGCATCCCCGCCACCCAGGCGGGCAAGGACTGGGTGGACAACCGCTTCCACACCTACCAGCCCGAGGAACTGGTCCGCCTGGCCCTGTCCAAGCCCGCCCGGTTCGAGCCCGGCACCGACTGGAGCTACGCCAACACCAACTACGTGCTGGCCCGCCTGCTGATCGAGCGCGTCACCGGCCGCCCGATCGCCGAGGAGATGCAACGGCTGATCATCGGCCCGCTCGGCCTGACCGGCACCCACCAGCCCACCACGGAAACCGACCTCCCGGCCCCGCACCCGCACGCGTACTACCGCGTCGAGGAGGAGACGGTCGATGTCACCCGGCTCAACCCGTCCTGGATCTCCAGCGGCGGCGACATGATCTCCACCACCCGCGACCTGCACACCTTCATCACCGCCCTGCTGACCGGCAAGCTACTGCCCGCCGGGCTGCTCGCCGAGATGTGCACCCCGGAAGCCAAGGCCAGTTACGGCCTGGGCCTGTTCATCCAGCCGGCGCCCGGCGGCGGCACCCTCATCACCCACAACGGCGGCGCCGCCGGCCACGCCGCACTCATGTACAGCACGCCCGACGGCGCCACCACCCTGACCGCCACGCTCAACTACGTCGACGACGCCACCATGTCCATGGCGGCCGCCTTCCAGGAGGCGAACCAGCGGCTCATCCAGGCGGTCTTCGGCACCGGCGTCACCTCGGAGTGA
- a CDS encoding SDR family NAD(P)-dependent oxidoreductase has protein sequence MTGRFEGKVALVTGASGVVGRAAALAYAREGAAVLVAGRDAARLAEVVKLVEEGGGRAGAFTADLTRSTEAAAMVEAAVSRFGGLHVALNAAGVFGTLAPLADYDEDVWDDVLAVNLKGVYLSMKHEIAHMRAHGGGAIVNISSNLGAHWRLAGASAYVASKAAVSHLTRAAARDHIADGVRINALSPGPIDTPMSSRPGETREERDERMRTALPIGRVATPEEIAAAALWLSSSESSFVVGADHVIDGGATA, from the coding sequence ATGACTGGACGTTTTGAGGGCAAGGTCGCGCTCGTCACGGGCGCGAGCGGGGTCGTGGGGCGGGCGGCGGCGCTGGCGTACGCGCGGGAGGGCGCGGCGGTCCTCGTCGCCGGCCGTGACGCGGCCCGGCTGGCGGAGGTCGTGAAGCTCGTCGAGGAGGGCGGCGGCCGGGCCGGCGCGTTCACCGCGGACCTCACCCGCTCCACCGAGGCCGCCGCCATGGTCGAGGCCGCCGTCTCCCGCTTCGGCGGTCTCCACGTCGCGCTCAACGCGGCCGGAGTCTTCGGCACGCTGGCGCCGCTGGCCGACTACGACGAGGATGTCTGGGACGACGTCCTGGCGGTCAACCTCAAGGGGGTGTACCTGTCGATGAAGCACGAGATCGCCCACATGCGCGCGCACGGCGGAGGGGCCATCGTCAACATCTCCTCCAACCTCGGGGCGCACTGGCGGCTGGCGGGGGCGAGCGCGTACGTCGCCTCGAAGGCCGCGGTCAGCCACCTGACGCGTGCTGCCGCCCGCGACCACATCGCCGACGGCGTCCGCATCAACGCCCTCAGCCCGGGGCCGATCGACACGCCCATGTCGTCGCGCCCGGGGGAGACGCGGGAGGAGCGGGACGAGCGGATGCGGACCGCGCTGCCCATCGGGCGCGTGGCGACCCCCGAGGAGATCGCGGCCGCGGCGCTGTGGTTGTCGTCATCGGAGTCGAGCTTCGTGGTGGGAGCCGACCACGTCATCGACGGAGGGGCCACGGCGTGA
- a CDS encoding STAS domain-containing protein, translating to MMQLSVRLVPVDDVTLVIALTGELDSTTKPVLAAFLDPLPQTPVKQVLVAAGDLWFCDLNGLELLARTHRALQEKDGYLALAEAQPSLRRLIALMSERSPAIPMFTSMPEALAAAGVEAYRTPEPPVKRRHLPRMRPVLRTQPSAREQARPRREPEPAQARPADPPIELDASRLPKIIFESRSLRHEIRHQQQALQDRLHIATEARTRLLRSRRRCDDSLLAMRSSLSEARSILTLGQTRRVTPHFSDRGP from the coding sequence ATGATGCAGCTGTCGGTGCGCCTCGTGCCCGTCGACGACGTCACCCTGGTGATCGCGCTGACCGGGGAGCTCGACTCGACGACGAAACCGGTCCTGGCGGCCTTCCTCGACCCGCTGCCGCAGACCCCGGTCAAGCAGGTGCTGGTGGCCGCGGGCGACCTGTGGTTCTGCGACCTGAACGGGCTCGAGCTGCTCGCCCGTACGCACCGCGCGTTGCAGGAGAAGGACGGTTACCTGGCCCTGGCCGAAGCGCAACCGTCGCTGCGCCGGCTCATCGCGCTGATGAGCGAGCGGTCCCCGGCGATCCCCATGTTCACCAGCATGCCGGAGGCCCTCGCGGCGGCCGGCGTCGAGGCGTACCGGACCCCGGAGCCGCCCGTGAAGCGCCGTCACCTGCCGCGCATGCGTCCCGTGCTCCGTACCCAGCCCTCCGCCCGGGAGCAGGCCCGGCCGCGACGCGAACCGGAACCCGCGCAGGCCCGCCCGGCCGACCCGCCCATCGAGCTCGACGCGAGCCGGCTACCGAAGATCATCTTTGAGTCGCGCTCGCTGCGCCACGAGATCCGCCATCAGCAGCAGGCACTGCAGGACCGGCTGCACATCGCGACCGAGGCCCGCACGCGGCTCCTCAGGAGCCGCCGCCGCTGCGACGACAGCCTGCTGGCCATGCGCAGCAGCCTCTCGGAAGCACGGTCGATCCTGACACTCGGCCAGACACGCCGGGTGACTCCGCACTTTTCCGATCGCGGGCCCTGA